In a single window of the Litorilituus sediminis genome:
- a CDS encoding TIGR02922 family protein, which translates to MGSDNLTTVTIIYYNENCIELQHEVKTYPKSESGRVIIPQDFKDGKSIVAVCLGEIVILNKVGDRVIAVDIDE; encoded by the coding sequence ATGGGCAGTGATAATCTAACAACTGTTACCATTATTTATTACAATGAAAATTGCATAGAATTGCAGCATGAAGTTAAGACGTACCCAAAAAGCGAAAGTGGTAGGGTGATAATTCCTCAAGACTTTAAGGATGGTAAGTCGATAGTTGCAGTTTGCTTAGGTGAAATTGTGATCTTAAATAAAGTTGGTGATCGCGTCATAGCAGTCGATATTGATGAGTAA
- the ggt gene encoding gamma-glutamyltransferase, with protein sequence MFKMIPLSVALLVPLLGASSLSFATEAPKQTLMKREVREPEAATGFYAKEAVLGKEYMVASANPYASQAGFAMLEAGGSAVDAAIAVQLVLTLVEPQSSGIGGGAFMLHWHNGEKKLTTFDGRETAPKSAMSDLFLQANGKPLSWRDAVVGGRSVGVPGLLASLKQAHEQFGKLPWQTLFKPAIELAEHGFIVSPRLEKLLAMGFNPGLHKLPEINRYFFPNGKMVKAGDVLKNPKLAKALKSIAIDGIEVFYQGWLAKRIVAEVQNSPISPGLLTLDDMRNYQAKERQAVCGRYHLYKVCGMAPPSSGGISVIQILAQLQSFNLAKFEPNALQAVHLLTQSFRLAFADRAKYIADADFVPVPTEGLIAPEYLAKRAQLIRPDIDMGKAEAGQPTGSLVVGTDSAIEKPSTSHLSIVDKQGNAVSMTSSIENGFGSALMVEGFILNNQLTDFSLAPRENGKLVANSVEGLKRPRSSMAPMMVFNPDGSLKLVVGSPGGSRIINYVAHTIVAVLDWQLDVQTAINLPKVTNRNKVTTLELGKEIAQLKPALEAKGHPVQVRPLNSGLHAIELTKSGLIGGADPRREGLVLSR encoded by the coding sequence ATGTTCAAAATGATCCCGTTATCAGTTGCTTTACTTGTCCCCTTATTAGGTGCTTCTTCGCTCAGCTTTGCAACAGAGGCGCCAAAACAAACCTTAATGAAGCGAGAGGTAAGAGAGCCAGAAGCGGCGACAGGTTTTTACGCCAAAGAGGCTGTTTTAGGTAAAGAGTACATGGTTGCTTCTGCTAACCCTTATGCTAGCCAAGCAGGTTTTGCCATGTTAGAGGCTGGTGGTAGTGCTGTGGATGCCGCCATTGCCGTGCAATTAGTACTGACTTTAGTTGAGCCACAATCATCGGGTATTGGTGGTGGTGCATTTATGTTGCACTGGCATAATGGAGAGAAAAAATTAACTACCTTTGATGGTAGAGAAACAGCGCCTAAATCGGCAATGAGTGATTTATTTTTACAAGCAAATGGTAAACCACTATCTTGGCGAGATGCCGTTGTTGGTGGTCGCTCTGTTGGTGTTCCAGGGTTATTGGCGAGCTTGAAACAAGCACATGAACAATTTGGAAAATTACCGTGGCAGACATTATTTAAACCGGCGATTGAGCTGGCAGAGCATGGCTTTATTGTTTCGCCTCGATTAGAAAAATTACTGGCAATGGGTTTTAACCCTGGCTTGCATAAGTTGCCAGAAATAAACCGTTATTTCTTCCCAAACGGTAAGATGGTTAAAGCTGGCGATGTCTTAAAGAACCCTAAGCTTGCTAAAGCACTTAAAAGTATTGCCATTGATGGCATAGAGGTTTTTTATCAAGGCTGGCTAGCAAAGCGCATTGTGGCAGAAGTGCAAAACTCTCCGATTTCGCCTGGTCTGTTAACACTAGACGATATGCGCAACTACCAAGCCAAAGAGCGACAAGCGGTATGTGGCCGTTATCATTTATATAAAGTCTGTGGCATGGCACCACCTAGTTCAGGTGGTATTAGCGTGATACAAATTTTGGCGCAGTTACAAAGCTTTAACTTGGCAAAATTTGAACCGAATGCTCTACAAGCCGTTCATTTATTAACACAGAGTTTTCGACTCGCATTTGCTGATAGGGCCAAGTATATTGCTGATGCTGACTTTGTTCCTGTACCCACTGAAGGTTTAATTGCACCAGAGTATTTAGCTAAACGTGCTCAACTAATTCGCCCTGATATAGACATGGGCAAGGCAGAAGCAGGGCAGCCTACAGGTAGTTTAGTTGTTGGCACAGACTCTGCCATTGAAAAACCATCAACCAGTCATTTATCTATTGTTGATAAACAAGGTAATGCCGTTTCTATGACCAGCAGTATTGAAAATGGCTTTGGCTCTGCTTTAATGGTTGAGGGCTTTATTTTAAATAATCAATTAACTGACTTTTCACTGGCGCCGCGAGAAAATGGCAAACTCGTTGCGAACTCAGTAGAAGGGCTGAAAAGACCACGTAGCTCGATGGCACCTATGATGGTGTTTAATCCAGATGGCTCATTAAAATTAGTGGTCGGCTCACCTGGTGGTAGCCGAATCATCAATTATGTTGCTCATACTATTGTTGCCGTGTTGGACTGGCAGCTTGATGTGCAAACGGCGATTAATTTACCTAAAGTAACTAATCGAAATAAAGTGACCACGTTAGAATTAGGTAAAGAGATAGCTCAGTTAAAGCCAGCTCTAGAAGCGAAAGGTCACCCTGTGCAAGTTAGGCCACTTAATAGTGGTTTACATGCGATAGAATTGACTAAATCAGGCCTTATTGGTGGTGCGGATCCTCGTCGAGAAGGTTTGGTTTTAAGCCGTTGA
- a CDS encoding tRNA-uridine aminocarboxypropyltransferase encodes MPRVLCQACQRPEKACICDYIVPVNNAIKVVVLQHPSEVTQAKGTVSLLSRSLQNCQVLVGKDFSANSDLLQILANYHCLLLYPSDNAQTLNDSYIKTLADKKLSQVKAGDNVGQLCLIILDGTWKKAYRMFMLSSKLHDIDHICLPEKIASQGQYLIRKVAKVNALSSLEACCYALAMLEGGNQLVDNEINAGIYQVLLDKFAQFNAFQLSFRPQAHIKSHH; translated from the coding sequence ATGCCTCGAGTTCTTTGCCAAGCATGTCAACGCCCTGAAAAAGCATGTATTTGTGATTATATTGTGCCAGTAAATAATGCAATAAAAGTGGTGGTTTTACAGCACCCTAGTGAAGTAACTCAGGCAAAGGGTACCGTAAGCTTGTTGTCACGCTCCTTACAAAACTGTCAGGTACTTGTTGGTAAAGATTTTTCTGCCAATTCGGATCTACTTCAGATACTGGCTAACTATCATTGCCTGTTGCTGTACCCAAGTGACAACGCACAAACATTAAATGATTCGTATATCAAAACGCTTGCAGATAAAAAGCTCAGCCAAGTAAAAGCGGGCGATAATGTAGGGCAATTATGTTTAATAATACTCGATGGTACATGGAAAAAGGCCTATCGTATGTTTATGCTATCAAGCAAGCTTCATGATATTGACCATATCTGTTTACCTGAAAAAATAGCAAGTCAAGGTCAGTACCTTATTAGAAAGGTAGCGAAAGTGAATGCTTTATCTAGTTTAGAAGCCTGTTGTTATGCATTAGCTATGCTCGAGGGGGGCAACCAGCTAGTTGATAATGAAATTAATGCTGGTATATATCAGGTATTGTTGGATAAATTTGCCCAATTTAATGCCTTTCAACTATCTTTTAGGCCACAAGCGCACATAAAAAGTCATCACTAA
- the rrtA gene encoding rhombosortase → MLFNFSRFPIAKQHSLIVVCIALLAILAHFLTANSQDYLVYQRELISQGQLWRLLSGHFLHTNGYHLLLNLAALTMLWALHGHFYNLKNYTSIFIGTALFCSLALYQFNPNLIQYVGLSGVLHGIFVWGAILDISHKEKTGYLLFIGVCLKIAYEQLYGASAEVMSLINADVAVDAHLWGAVGGLLFSLIYLSYSKKKPVTQQK, encoded by the coding sequence ATGTTGTTCAACTTCTCGCGCTTTCCTATTGCCAAACAACACTCACTAATTGTCGTTTGTATCGCGCTTTTGGCGATATTAGCTCATTTTTTAACTGCAAATAGTCAAGATTATTTGGTTTACCAAAGAGAGCTGATTAGCCAAGGGCAATTATGGCGATTACTCAGTGGCCACTTTCTGCACACGAATGGCTACCACTTACTTCTAAACCTAGCAGCGTTAACTATGCTTTGGGCATTGCATGGGCACTTTTATAACCTGAAAAACTACACAAGTATTTTTATAGGTACCGCACTATTTTGTAGTCTTGCCTTGTATCAATTTAACCCAAATTTAATTCAGTATGTCGGCTTATCAGGTGTGCTTCACGGTATTTTTGTTTGGGGGGCAATCTTAGATATAAGCCATAAAGAAAAAACAGGTTACCTCCTCTTTATTGGTGTTTGCTTAAAAATAGCTTATGAGCAACTTTATGGTGCCAGTGCCGAGGTAATGAGCTTAATTAACGCTGATGTCGCAGTTGATGCGCACTTATGGGGAGCAGTAGGCGGCCTGTTATTTAGTCTTATCTATCTTAGCTATAGCAAAAAAAAACCTGTTACTCAGCAAAAGTAA
- a CDS encoding S9 family peptidase encodes MKYKLIAAALTLSLSACSSQSITAKASSVEPAQQVSLAASATSLQDQQNVITLKQIMADPDWFGRAPESWYWGDDSKTIFYRQKQLGNPLRDLYQLTPAQQASKDNGQLVSLAKQHQYDDKNAQVNSAGTHEIYIFKGNVYLKDLRSQVVKQVTRTSTKASQAMFLTNGDIAYRVGNSFYQHNLLNGQVIELATLVLADKKPAVKQPESYLAKEQHKLIDYIALQQRNNQLNVQQVENLQRENDTVADSRFYLGKDKRVRHAVLSPNGTKLIVSITDNKPSRAKTDIMPNYITSDGNIAAEKVRARVADNRKYNESLYVLDLVNSSKVPLSYDTLSGFDDDVLADVKKENYARLGKKYQSKKKPRNIHVLSMRQPIKWSADGTQVALMLEAWDNKTRWLTSVDFADASLTTQHKLHDDAWINWSFNEFGWLSKDGKNSLYYLSEESGYSHLYHKPLNGKARQLTSGNFEVSDITVSKHQDKFIFKANKKHPGIYEIYQVDLAKNFTALTDLGGMNNYQLSPDESKLLVEHSTLTMPPELYVKALDTNQAATRVTYTVSEQFLAMPWTAPNIVAIKSSHQAQPIYSKVYLPKNYDVTAEKNKAVMFSHGAGYLQNSHMGWSGYFREFMFHSMLVQQGYVVIDMDYRASKGYGRDWRTAIYRHMGSVEVEDMRDGVNWIIENANVDPKRIGTYGGSYGGFLTLMSMFTAPDLFASGSALRLVSDWAYYNHGYTSNILNTPEDDAIAYERSSPIYFAEGLEKPLLINAPMVDDNVFFEDSVRLVQRLIELEKQDFETAIYPVEPHGFVQPSSWLDEYRRIYKLFENTL; translated from the coding sequence ATGAAATATAAACTCATTGCTGCCGCTTTAACCTTGTCATTATCAGCCTGTAGTAGCCAATCCATAACCGCCAAAGCGAGTTCAGTTGAGCCGGCGCAGCAGGTAAGCCTAGCTGCTTCAGCTACTAGCCTTCAAGATCAGCAAAATGTTATAACACTCAAACAAATTATGGCCGACCCTGATTGGTTTGGTCGTGCGCCAGAGTCTTGGTATTGGGGCGATGATAGTAAAACTATTTTTTATCGCCAAAAACAGCTAGGTAACCCACTTAGAGATCTATATCAATTAACGCCAGCGCAGCAAGCATCGAAAGACAATGGTCAACTCGTTTCACTGGCTAAGCAACATCAATATGATGATAAAAATGCCCAAGTAAATAGTGCGGGTACTCATGAAATATATATCTTTAAGGGCAATGTTTATCTAAAAGATTTACGCAGCCAAGTGGTAAAGCAAGTTACCAGAACATCAACGAAAGCAAGCCAAGCCATGTTTTTAACCAATGGTGATATTGCCTATCGTGTCGGTAATAGTTTTTATCAACATAATTTGTTAAACGGGCAGGTTATCGAGCTGGCAACCTTAGTATTGGCAGATAAAAAGCCAGCGGTAAAACAACCTGAAAGTTATTTAGCAAAAGAGCAGCATAAACTCATTGATTATATTGCTTTACAGCAGAGAAATAATCAGCTTAATGTCCAGCAAGTAGAAAATTTGCAAAGGGAAAATGATACGGTTGCTGATAGTCGTTTTTATTTAGGTAAAGACAAACGTGTTCGCCATGCTGTGTTATCGCCTAATGGCACTAAATTAATTGTCAGTATAACTGACAACAAACCTAGCCGAGCAAAAACCGATATTATGCCTAATTACATTACTAGTGATGGTAATATTGCCGCAGAAAAGGTTAGAGCACGTGTCGCTGACAACCGAAAGTACAATGAGTCTTTGTATGTCCTTGATTTAGTTAACTCAAGTAAAGTGCCACTAAGTTACGATACTTTATCTGGCTTTGATGATGATGTGCTAGCGGATGTTAAAAAGGAAAACTACGCTCGCCTTGGTAAAAAATATCAAAGCAAGAAGAAGCCTCGCAATATTCATGTATTGAGTATGCGCCAACCAATAAAATGGTCAGCCGACGGTACGCAGGTAGCCTTGATGCTAGAGGCTTGGGATAATAAAACCCGTTGGCTTACCAGTGTTGACTTTGCTGATGCAAGTTTAACAACTCAGCATAAATTGCACGATGATGCTTGGATCAACTGGAGCTTCAATGAATTTGGTTGGTTAAGCAAAGACGGCAAAAATAGTCTTTATTATCTTTCTGAAGAAAGCGGCTATTCACACCTTTATCATAAGCCGTTAAATGGTAAAGCCAGACAATTAACGTCTGGTAATTTTGAAGTAAGTGATATTACCGTAAGTAAACATCAAGATAAGTTTATTTTTAAAGCCAATAAAAAGCATCCTGGTATTTATGAAATTTATCAGGTTGATTTAGCTAAGAATTTTACTGCCTTAACTGATTTGGGCGGTATGAATAACTATCAATTAAGCCCTGATGAGTCTAAATTACTTGTTGAACATTCAACCTTGACTATGCCACCTGAGCTTTATGTTAAAGCGCTAGACACTAATCAAGCTGCAACGCGTGTTACTTATACCGTATCTGAGCAGTTTTTAGCTATGCCATGGACAGCGCCCAATATTGTAGCCATTAAATCAAGTCATCAGGCACAACCTATTTACTCAAAGGTTTATCTGCCGAAAAATTATGATGTAACGGCCGAGAAAAACAAAGCTGTTATGTTTAGCCATGGTGCTGGTTATTTACAAAATTCCCATATGGGTTGGTCTGGTTACTTTAGAGAGTTTATGTTTCATTCCATGTTAGTGCAGCAAGGGTATGTTGTCATTGATATGGATTACCGTGCTTCAAAAGGTTATGGCCGAGATTGGCGTACCGCAATTTACCGCCACATGGGCAGTGTTGAAGTTGAAGATATGCGAGATGGTGTTAATTGGATAATTGAAAATGCCAATGTAGATCCTAAACGCATTGGTACTTATGGTGGCTCTTATGGCGGTTTCTTAACTTTAATGTCTATGTTTACAGCGCCTGACTTATTTGCTTCTGGCTCTGCGTTGAGACTTGTATCTGACTGGGCTTATTATAATCATGGTTATACCTCTAATATATTAAATACCCCAGAAGATGATGCTATTGCCTATGAGCGTAGCTCACCGATTTACTTTGCTGAAGGCTTAGAGAAACCATTATTAATCAATGCGCCTATGGTTGATGATAATGTTTTCTTTGAAGACAGTGTTCGTCTTGTACAGCGTTTAATCGAGTTAGAAAAACAAGACTTTGAAACAGCAATTTACCCGGTAGAGCCGCATGGTTTTGTTCAGCCAAGCTCGTGGTTAGATGAATACCGCCGTATTTATAAGCTGTTTGAAAATACCTTATAG
- a CDS encoding YchJ family protein: MFCPCGSNLHSNQCCERFINLAANKRVILPTTAEQLMRSRYCAYSLNNAEYIYQTYAKASQKQQSIADIEEWAQQCKWVKLTVYSQTNSTGNECTDDYDYVEFSAFYIQQDTLYEMREKSRFIQELNDDNQLAWRYLDGDIIKHQALTQIKRNDPCPCYQLNDNNGQQKSKKIKKYKHCCGR; this comes from the coding sequence ATGTTTTGTCCTTGTGGCTCTAATCTTCACAGTAACCAATGCTGTGAACGATTTATAAATCTTGCTGCCAACAAGAGGGTGATATTACCAACAACCGCTGAGCAATTAATGCGCTCTCGCTATTGCGCCTATAGCTTAAACAATGCTGAATACATTTATCAAACCTATGCCAAGGCAAGTCAAAAGCAGCAATCTATTGCAGATATAGAAGAATGGGCTCAGCAATGTAAATGGGTAAAACTCACCGTATATAGCCAAACTAATTCCACCGGTAATGAATGCACCGATGACTATGATTATGTTGAGTTTTCAGCTTTTTATATACAGCAAGATACCTTATATGAGATGCGAGAAAAGTCTCGTTTTATTCAAGAGTTAAATGATGATAATCAACTTGCATGGCGCTATTTAGATGGTGACATCATCAAACATCAAGCATTAACTCAGATTAAGCGTAATGATCCCTGCCCCTGTTACCAACTGAATGACAATAATGGTCAGCAAAAAAGTAAAAAGATTAAAAAATATAAGCATTGCTGTGGCCGTTAA
- a CDS encoding VC2046/SO_2500 family protein, with protein sequence MSVKTSTNLSPAELNTKQVPLLHELQLGEQLNECVHQTRRADFALMLAMLADDVREQSQFILPSSQQINSPSNTEQALRAQLELAKAAPISLETMDDISSFNQAQLVQANDLETLRLQNHLNPKAISFRNDAKHIDTQVMTNTSVHCQAKHKQGQSKTVMNQTLSFNAKLWLNAVQQSLVKAPLVA encoded by the coding sequence TTGTCAGTAAAAACATCCACTAATTTATCACCAGCAGAGCTTAATACCAAGCAAGTGCCTTTGTTGCATGAGTTGCAGCTTGGTGAGCAGTTAAATGAGTGTGTACATCAAACCAGACGAGCCGATTTTGCCTTGATGTTAGCTATGCTTGCCGATGATGTGCGTGAGCAAAGCCAATTTATTCTACCTAGTAGTCAACAAATCAATTCCCCCTCAAATACAGAACAAGCGCTACGAGCACAACTTGAACTGGCAAAAGCTGCTCCTATTAGCTTAGAAACAATGGATGATATTTCATCATTTAACCAAGCCCAGCTGGTACAAGCCAATGATTTGGAGACATTGCGCTTACAAAATCACCTTAATCCTAAAGCAATAAGTTTTAGGAATGATGCTAAGCATATTGATACTCAAGTGATGACCAATACCAGTGTTCATTGTCAAGCTAAGCATAAGCAAGGGCAGAGCAAAACGGTGATGAATCAAACGTTAAGTTTTAATGCTAAGCTTTGGCTTAATGCTGTACAGCAAAGCTTAGTTAAAGCGCCGCTTGTCGCATAG
- a CDS encoding ATP-binding protein — MKLGRSFFNLYFFIISTFIVFSWALDEVWNSYLEQDIESYTGYKTMLFALGDYVKKHPEHEWEDIINGAARRFELPLKLMTIAEVEAIDHSHHRELINNNVHIYYYESMVVLDYLIEDTDFVITLGPAKMPTRPRVKAIYRVLILATFGVIIFIWLWPMSRDLELLKKATKEFGQGDFTSKAPAAKSTMIAPMIASFNMMAARIKRLIDAHKELTNAVSHELRTPLARTKFALQMLASVKDEEKRDKYQQQIGHDIRELEELINEMLIYAAFDNDKPELNFVGTDINELVKTQIASHDQFASSIELVNHAPQLMVCCDGHFIDRAVNNFISNAIKYGNGQVRVTISQEHDQCSICVEDNGDGVPDEFKSVIFDAFSRGDQSRNRETGGFGLGLAIVARIMEWHKGQASIGDSELGGAAFTLTLPIKEQKAD; from the coding sequence ATGAAATTAGGACGTTCCTTTTTTAACCTGTATTTTTTCATTATTTCCACCTTCATCGTGTTCTCTTGGGCACTTGATGAAGTGTGGAATTCTTATCTAGAACAAGATATAGAGTCCTATACTGGCTATAAAACCATGTTGTTCGCTTTGGGAGATTATGTAAAAAAACACCCTGAGCATGAATGGGAAGATATTATCAATGGCGCAGCACGGCGTTTTGAATTGCCTTTGAAGTTGATGACTATTGCAGAAGTTGAAGCAATTGATCATAGCCATCATAGGGAGTTAATTAATAATAATGTTCATATTTATTATTATGAATCTATGGTGGTGTTGGATTATTTGATTGAAGATACTGATTTTGTCATCACCTTAGGTCCAGCTAAAATGCCAACTAGGCCTCGAGTAAAAGCGATATATAGAGTGCTTATTTTAGCAACCTTTGGCGTCATTATCTTTATTTGGCTGTGGCCAATGTCACGTGATTTGGAGTTGCTTAAAAAAGCCACCAAGGAATTTGGTCAGGGAGACTTTACTTCAAAAGCACCTGCGGCGAAGTCTACTATGATAGCACCTATGATAGCTTCGTTTAATATGATGGCAGCACGCATTAAACGCTTGATTGATGCCCATAAAGAGTTAACCAATGCGGTATCACATGAACTGAGAACGCCGCTTGCTCGGACAAAGTTTGCTTTGCAAATGCTCGCTAGCGTTAAAGATGAAGAAAAGCGTGATAAATACCAGCAGCAAATTGGTCATGATATCAGAGAGCTTGAAGAACTGATTAATGAAATGTTGATTTATGCCGCTTTTGATAATGATAAGCCAGAGCTAAATTTTGTTGGTACAGATATTAATGAGTTAGTTAAAACACAAATTGCCAGCCATGATCAGTTTGCCAGCTCAATTGAGTTAGTAAATCATGCACCGCAGCTTATGGTGTGTTGTGATGGACACTTTATTGATAGAGCGGTTAATAACTTTATCAGTAATGCCATTAAATATGGTAATGGCCAAGTACGGGTTACCATTTCACAAGAGCATGATCAGTGTAGTATTTGCGTGGAAGACAATGGTGACGGTGTGCCTGATGAGTTTAAAAGCGTTATTTTCGATGCTTTCTCACGTGGTGATCAATCCAGAAATCGTGAAACAGGTGGTTTTGGCCTAGGGCTGGCTATCGTTGCTCGGATAATGGAGTGGCATAAAGGTCAAGCAAGTATTGGTGATAGTGAGCTAGGTGGGGCAGCGTTTACCCTAACATTACCAATTAAAGAACAAAAAGCAGATTAG
- a CDS encoding winged helix-turn-helix domain-containing protein, with product MADSNSSVKKILLVEDDHQLSDLVTDFLTSEGFHVKQEFRGDTVAKRVKLFNPDLIVLDIMLPGKDGFAVCRDLRPDFSGPILMLTAKSTDFDQVLGLEIGADDYVIKPVEPRVLLARITALLRRGQLPNQSEEKGEITCGGLYINRASRKVTLQDENIDLTSQEFDLLWLLASKAGEVQNRDYIYKAVIGREYDGLDRSVDVRISRLRKKLHDSTETPFRIKTIWGQGYLFVPDAWN from the coding sequence ATGGCGGATAGTAATTCATCAGTAAAAAAAATATTGTTAGTCGAAGATGATCATCAATTGTCAGATTTAGTTACAGACTTCCTTACCAGTGAAGGTTTTCATGTAAAGCAAGAGTTTCGCGGCGATACCGTAGCGAAAAGAGTCAAGCTATTTAACCCAGATTTAATCGTGTTAGATATTATGTTACCTGGTAAAGATGGTTTTGCCGTGTGTCGCGATTTACGCCCTGATTTTAGCGGGCCAATTTTAATGTTAACGGCAAAAAGTACGGATTTTGATCAGGTGCTAGGTTTAGAAATTGGCGCTGATGATTATGTTATTAAACCGGTAGAGCCAAGAGTTTTATTAGCAAGAATTACCGCGTTATTACGTCGTGGTCAGTTACCTAACCAAAGCGAAGAAAAAGGTGAAATTACCTGTGGCGGCTTATACATTAACCGCGCTTCACGTAAGGTAACCTTGCAAGATGAAAATATTGATTTAACCAGTCAAGAGTTTGACTTGTTATGGTTATTAGCAAGTAAGGCGGGCGAAGTACAAAACCGTGATTATATCTACAAAGCGGTAATAGGTCGCGAATATGACGGTTTAGATAGAAGTGTTGATGTGCGAATTTCTCGCTTACGTAAAAAGCTGCATGACAGTACTGAGACACCATTTAGAATCAAAACGATTTGGGGTCAAGGTTACCTTTTTGTACCTGATGCGTGGAATTAA
- the xthA gene encoding exodeoxyribonuclease III, whose translation MKIISFNINGLRARLHQLQAIIDKHQPDIIGLQEIKVHDEAFPLDAVEAMGYHVYFHGQKAHYGVAMLCKKAALSVQKGFPTDTDEAQRRMIMVTTENNHGEKVTVLNGYFPQGDNIAHETKFPYKRQFYKDLMTYLNEHHNPDENIVIMGDINISPIDLDIGIGEPNRKRWLKTGKCSFQPEERQWLARLMDWGLKDTFRELHPERAERYSWFDYRSRGFDDNRGLRIDVVLATEKLAKQCIDADIDYELRGIEKPSDHAPIWSTFK comes from the coding sequence ATGAAAATCATCTCGTTTAACATTAATGGCTTGCGCGCAAGATTACATCAATTACAAGCCATTATAGACAAACATCAGCCAGATATTATTGGCTTACAAGAAATAAAAGTTCACGATGAAGCATTCCCATTAGATGCAGTTGAAGCTATGGGCTATCACGTTTATTTTCATGGCCAAAAAGCTCATTACGGCGTTGCCATGCTATGTAAAAAAGCCGCGTTGAGTGTACAAAAAGGCTTTCCAACTGACACCGATGAAGCTCAGCGCCGCATGATTATGGTTACCACAGAAAATAATCATGGTGAAAAAGTTACGGTATTAAATGGCTACTTCCCTCAAGGGGATAACATAGCTCATGAAACCAAGTTTCCGTATAAACGACAATTCTATAAAGATTTGATGACTTACCTTAACGAGCATCATAACCCAGATGAAAACATTGTCATTATGGGAGATATTAATATTTCGCCTATTGATTTAGATATTGGTATAGGTGAGCCCAACAGAAAACGCTGGTTGAAAACAGGTAAATGCAGTTTCCAACCTGAAGAAAGACAATGGCTAGCAAGGTTAATGGATTGGGGTTTAAAAGATACCTTTAGGGAATTACATCCAGAACGTGCCGAGCGTTATTCGTGGTTTGATTATCGCTCAAGAGGCTTTGATGATAATCGCGGTCTACGCATTGATGTTGTCTTAGCCACAGAAAAGCTGGCTAAGCAATGTATCGACGCTGACATTGATTATGAACTGAGAGGCATTGAAAAACCGTCTGATCATGCCCCTATTTGGTCAACATTTAAATAA
- the rlmA gene encoding 23S rRNA (guanine(745)-N(1))-methyltransferase produces MTVLTSQPSAHPSEQPKYRCPLCQHPLQLSDKTYRCSNNHCFDQAKQGYVNLLPVQFKHSKAPGDNKAMVQARRAFLDQGHYQPLIDKMLALYQEYADLAGEVFDAGCGEGFYTHQHKTAVNTVYGVDIAKEAIKIAAKRYQNCHFSVATLADLPFANEQFAWITSVYAPILEEEFTRILNNNGYLLTVTPGEKHLFELKELIYQQAKAHDESKQPIEKLKMLAEHKVNYAMCFANSDDAINLLAMTPFAFKASQAVIDKLKSTTSFTCHADFVLRLYKK; encoded by the coding sequence ATGACAGTACTTACATCACAGCCAAGCGCACACCCAAGCGAGCAGCCAAAATACCGCTGCCCACTTTGCCAACATCCATTACAGCTTAGCGATAAAACATACCGTTGCAGTAACAACCACTGCTTTGATCAAGCCAAACAAGGTTATGTTAATTTATTACCGGTACAATTTAAGCATTCAAAAGCACCGGGCGATAATAAAGCCATGGTGCAAGCAAGGCGTGCTTTTTTAGATCAAGGCCACTATCAACCCTTAATAGATAAAATGCTAGCCTTATATCAAGAGTATGCTGATCTGGCTGGTGAAGTGTTTGATGCTGGCTGTGGTGAAGGCTTTTATACCCATCAACATAAAACTGCTGTCAATACAGTATACGGGGTTGATATTGCCAAAGAAGCAATAAAAATTGCCGCTAAGCGCTATCAAAACTGCCACTTCAGTGTCGCTACCCTCGCAGATTTACCTTTTGCCAATGAGCAATTTGCATGGATTACCAGTGTCTATGCGCCAATTTTAGAAGAGGAATTCACTAGAATACTCAATAACAATGGTTACTTATTAACGGTTACGCCAGGTGAGAAACATTTATTTGAGCTAAAAGAGTTGATTTACCAACAAGCAAAAGCACACGATGAAAGTAAGCAGCCGATTGAAAAGTTAAAAATGCTAGCTGAGCATAAAGTAAATTACGCCATGTGCTTTGCTAACAGTGACGATGCCATTAACCTTTTAGCAATGACCCCCTTTGCCTTTAAAGCAAGTCAAGCTGTGATAGATAAATTAAAATCAACGACATCTTTTACCTGTCACGCTGATTTTGTATTGAGGCTGTATAAAAAGTAA